One segment of Chryseobacterium turcicum DNA contains the following:
- a CDS encoding sugar phosphate nucleotidyltransferase — protein sequence MKIIVPMAGKGSRLRPHTLTVPKPLIPIAGKPIVQRLVEDIAKVAGEKIEEVAFIIGDFGAEVEASLLKIAEKLGAKGTIYHQLEPLGTAHSIKCAEESMQGNVVIAYADTLFRADFTLDTNSDGVIWVKKVDDPSAFGVVKLDDYGFITDFIEKPATFVSDLAIIGIYYFNSAEKLMSEINHIMDNNIKVSGEYQLTTALENLRQSGAKFSLGKVDDWMDCGNKNATVETNGKILEYEKDEFTEFPQSANIQNSLIIQPCYIGEGVEISNSKIGPYVSLGKGTKVINSNIDNSLIQEKTIIDHGNLSNSMIGSSAHYFGVSREISLGDFSVLDFVSK from the coding sequence ATGAAAATTATTGTTCCAATGGCTGGAAAAGGCTCAAGATTGAGACCACATACATTAACAGTTCCAAAGCCATTGATTCCTATTGCAGGTAAACCAATTGTACAGAGATTAGTAGAAGATATTGCTAAAGTAGCGGGTGAAAAAATTGAAGAAGTAGCCTTTATTATTGGAGATTTTGGAGCTGAAGTAGAAGCTTCATTACTTAAAATAGCAGAAAAACTGGGCGCAAAAGGAACTATTTATCACCAACTAGAGCCTCTTGGAACCGCTCATTCTATAAAATGTGCTGAAGAATCGATGCAGGGAAATGTGGTGATTGCTTATGCAGACACTCTTTTCAGAGCAGATTTTACGTTAGACACCAATTCTGACGGCGTAATCTGGGTAAAAAAAGTAGATGACCCTTCTGCTTTTGGGGTTGTAAAATTAGATGACTACGGTTTTATTACCGATTTTATCGAGAAACCGGCAACTTTTGTTTCAGATTTGGCGATTATTGGTATTTACTACTTTAATTCAGCAGAAAAATTGATGTCTGAGATTAACCATATTATGGATAATAACATTAAAGTAAGTGGAGAATATCAATTGACCACAGCATTAGAAAACCTTCGTCAATCTGGCGCTAAATTTTCTTTAGGAAAAGTGGATGACTGGATGGATTGCGGAAATAAAAATGCTACCGTTGAAACCAATGGTAAGATTTTAGAATACGAAAAAGATGAGTTTACAGAATTCCCGCAGTCTGCTAATATTCAAAACTCGTTGATTATTCAGCCTTGTTATATTGGTGAAGGAGTAGAAATTTCAAACTCTAAAATCGGACCTTATGTTTCATTAGGAAAAGGTACAAAAGTAATCAACTCTAATATCGACAACTCGTTGATTCAAGAGAAGACCATCATTGACCACGGAAATCTTTCCAACTCAATGATTGGAAGCTCGGCTCATTATTTTGGAGTATCAAGAGAAATTTCTTTAGGAGATTTTTCAGTTTTAGATTTTGTATCAAAATAA
- a CDS encoding DUF4292 domain-containing protein: protein MKNWAILLIITLTVLSCKSRKALNQNSSENDSIQIQNSNQNDPKDAKNIQDRLTFYENIFLHPKFEHVKINSKITASDLRVSPLDAVIYIENDKKIWSNITFLIIPAARAIITPEGIKAMDKYNKNYIDSDFDYLNNLLNVNFIDYKTLEKLLMGRTFMQITNGNSKIVKNSQGYQLTSIANQKIVTNEVTREYKVEMQYTDDFNLNWVKLQDVKSNDAIEIVYENWETFPNEVKLPKNVKIIIKGSKTSQILIENTKFDFSRMETPYSVPANYKKIDIK from the coding sequence ATGAAAAACTGGGCTATCTTACTGATTATAACATTGACTGTACTTTCCTGTAAAAGCAGAAAAGCACTTAATCAAAATTCTTCTGAAAATGACAGCATCCAGATTCAAAATTCAAATCAAAACGACCCTAAAGATGCCAAAAATATTCAGGACCGTTTGACTTTTTATGAGAATATATTTCTGCATCCTAAATTTGAGCACGTAAAAATCAATAGTAAAATTACAGCAAGTGACTTGAGAGTAAGTCCGCTTGATGCAGTAATTTATATCGAAAATGATAAGAAAATATGGTCTAATATTACTTTTCTAATCATTCCTGCGGCAAGAGCAATTATTACTCCCGAAGGCATCAAGGCAATGGATAAGTACAACAAAAATTATATCGATTCAGATTTTGACTACCTTAATAATCTTCTGAATGTCAATTTCATTGATTATAAAACTTTAGAAAAACTGTTGATGGGACGTACATTTATGCAAATCACCAACGGTAATTCAAAAATTGTGAAAAATTCTCAGGGATATCAGTTGACGTCAATTGCCAATCAAAAAATTGTAACCAACGAGGTTACACGAGAATACAAAGTAGAAATGCAGTATACCGATGATTTTAATTTAAATTGGGTAAAATTACAAGATGTAAAATCCAACGATGCTATTGAAATCGTATATGAAAATTGGGAGACCTTTCCAAATGAAGTTAAGCTTCCAAAAAATGTTAAAATAATTATAAAAGGTTCCAAAACAAGTCAAATTTTAATTGAAAACACGAAATTTGATTTTTCGAGGATGGAAACACCTTATTCTGTTCCAGCCAATTATAAGAAAATTGATATTAAATGA
- a CDS encoding peptidoglycan DD-metalloendopeptidase family protein — protein MIKKISFLIGILLFGLQFGQQNKEQLQKQNADLKKQIAQINSDLAKTRNESKLSISYLDNVNKKLALREKVYNNTQKEKRFIEDEIFLRQMEINTQNRELAVLRKNFAHVLVNAYKNKGIENKVTFILSAKSLGEALRRVQYLKKYSDNKDKKAAEITTASIALKNSIEQKKKSATEKQNLLANQKKDLTTISVERTQKEQLVTDFKKNESKLTVDLRQKQTQSKALEGQIRAIIAEEIRIAKAEEESRRKAEAEKIRLAKIAADREKARIEAEAKARAEALERERKLAEVEAKKAAELVAKRAEEERKRNEEAAKSEASAKDEARKITAKKASEDAELRAKEATVKLNAAKAAEEALEKKKEDDKKAAEAKAMTNYGVSAPSAGSNFASNKGRISMPAQGTITHRFGRQQHPVFKSIWEENNGIKISVAKGTSARAVFPGVVSQVIPSADGTRTVMIKHGDYFTIYSNLSSTTVSKNQQVSAGTVVGAVAQDFDGTYTLDFQIWNGNNAVDPLGWVSY, from the coding sequence ATGATTAAAAAAATTAGCTTTTTAATAGGCATTTTGCTGTTTGGTTTACAATTTGGCCAACAAAATAAAGAACAGTTGCAAAAACAAAATGCTGACCTAAAAAAACAGATAGCTCAGATAAATTCAGATTTGGCAAAGACTAGAAACGAATCTAAATTGTCTATATCATATTTGGATAACGTTAATAAAAAATTAGCGCTTAGAGAAAAGGTTTACAACAATACGCAAAAAGAAAAAAGATTTATTGAAGACGAAATTTTTCTTCGTCAAATGGAAATTAACACACAGAATAGAGAGCTTGCGGTTTTAAGAAAAAACTTTGCTCATGTTTTGGTCAATGCATATAAAAACAAAGGAATAGAAAATAAAGTAACCTTTATTTTATCGGCAAAAAGTTTAGGTGAAGCTTTACGAAGAGTACAATATCTTAAAAAGTACTCTGATAACAAAGATAAAAAAGCCGCAGAAATAACCACTGCTTCTATTGCATTAAAAAACTCTATTGAGCAGAAAAAGAAATCAGCAACCGAGAAACAAAATCTACTAGCCAATCAGAAGAAAGATTTGACAACGATTAGTGTTGAACGTACTCAGAAAGAACAGTTGGTGACAGATTTCAAGAAAAATGAATCTAAACTTACAGTCGACCTTAGACAAAAACAAACGCAGTCTAAAGCTCTGGAAGGACAGATAAGAGCCATTATTGCTGAAGAAATAAGAATTGCAAAAGCTGAGGAAGAAAGCAGAAGAAAAGCTGAAGCTGAAAAAATTCGTTTAGCCAAAATCGCTGCAGACAGAGAAAAAGCAAGAATTGAAGCTGAAGCAAAAGCTCGTGCTGAAGCCTTAGAAAGAGAAAGAAAACTAGCGGAAGTTGAAGCTAAAAAAGCTGCAGAATTAGTTGCTAAAAGAGCTGAGGAAGAAAGAAAAAGAAATGAAGAAGCCGCAAAAAGCGAAGCCAGTGCAAAAGATGAAGCCAGAAAAATTACAGCTAAAAAAGCCTCTGAAGATGCAGAATTAAGAGCTAAAGAAGCTACTGTAAAACTAAATGCAGCAAAAGCGGCGGAGGAAGCTTTAGAAAAGAAAAAAGAAGACGATAAAAAAGCGGCAGAGGCAAAAGCAATGACTAATTATGGGGTATCTGCTCCATCTGCAGGAAGTAATTTTGCATCAAACAAAGGAAGAATTTCTATGCCTGCGCAAGGAACAATTACTCATAGATTCGGAAGGCAGCAACACCCTGTTTTTAAATCGATTTGGGAAGAAAATAACGGAATCAAAATATCTGTAGCTAAAGGAACTTCTGCAAGAGCTGTTTTCCCGGGAGTAGTATCTCAGGTAATTCCTTCAGCAGACGGAACAAGAACGGTAATGATAAAACATGGTGATTATTTTACCATCTATTCAAATCTTAGCAGTACTACGGTTTCTAAAAACCAGCAGGTTTCTGCAGGTACAGTGGTAGGAGCAGTTGCTCAAGATTTTGACGGAACGTATACGCTTGATTTCCAGATTTGGAATGGAAATAATGCAGTTGACCCTTTAGGTTGGGTTTCATATTAA
- a CDS encoding twin-arginine translocase TatA/TatE family subunit, giving the protein MYTLTILALSWQHILIVAIILLLLFGGKKIPELMRGMGSGIKEFKDAIKEEEKPEAKTTENNPSNNTTKSN; this is encoded by the coding sequence ATGTACACATTAACAATACTTGCGTTATCTTGGCAGCACATCCTTATCGTTGCCATCATACTTTTATTACTTTTCGGAGGTAAAAAAATCCCTGAATTGATGAGAGGTATGGGTTCTGGAATTAAAGAATTTAAAGATGCTATCAAAGAAGAAGAAAAACCGGAAGCTAAAACTACCGAAAACAACCCTTCAAACAATACCACAAAAAGCAACTAA
- a CDS encoding DUF4254 domain-containing protein: MNFTDTAWKIFNQSIEDYHVLDSVDTPVNNPFETDSLERILYAKNWIDTVQWHLEDIIRDENIDPVEALQLKRTIDSSNQKRTDLVEFIDSWFLDKYKNITPKSNAKINTETPAWAVDRLSILALKVYHMSLEANRESASEEHRQNCQAKLDVLLTQKEDLSTSIIQLLTDIENGDVKMKVYKQMKMYNDESLNPILYQKEQK, translated from the coding sequence ATGAATTTTACCGATACTGCCTGGAAAATCTTCAACCAATCTATTGAAGACTATCATGTATTAGACAGCGTTGATACACCTGTAAATAATCCTTTTGAAACAGACAGTTTGGAACGGATTTTGTATGCTAAAAACTGGATTGATACCGTTCAATGGCATTTAGAAGATATTATTAGAGATGAAAACATAGACCCTGTTGAGGCTCTTCAATTAAAGAGAACAATAGATTCTTCAAATCAAAAAAGAACCGATTTGGTAGAATTCATAGACAGTTGGTTTTTAGATAAATACAAAAATATCACCCCTAAATCTAATGCGAAAATAAATACTGAAACTCCAGCTTGGGCTGTTGATAGGTTGTCTATTTTAGCATTAAAGGTTTATCATATGTCGTTGGAAGCCAACAGAGAATCTGCTTCAGAAGAGCATCGTCAAAATTGCCAGGCAAAATTAGATGTATTGCTTACTCAGAAAGAAGATTTGTCAACTTCAATTATTCAATTACTTACAGATATTGAAAACGGTGATGTTAAGATGAAAGTGTACAAACAAATGAAAATGTACAATGATGAAAGTCTTAACCCAATCCTTTACCAAAAGGAGCAAAAATGA
- the ribA gene encoding GTP cyclohydrolase II, whose amino-acid sequence MIKIQAEANVPTEHGNFRMIAFSEDENDWMPHMAILAENTDFSQPVNVRFHSECITGEVFHSKKCECGQQLDAAMKYMHENGGLIIYLRQEGRNIGIINKLKAYSLQEKGFDTVQANLELGLPADDRNFGVAIEILNQLKIENINLLTNNPEKVKFVKESNINLNSRVPLQIPSNENSKGYLQTKKDFFGHFLDDEK is encoded by the coding sequence ATGATTAAAATTCAGGCGGAAGCTAATGTTCCTACAGAGCACGGTAATTTCCGAATGATTGCTTTTTCGGAAGATGAAAATGACTGGATGCCACACATGGCAATATTAGCAGAAAATACAGATTTTTCTCAACCTGTCAATGTACGTTTTCATTCTGAATGCATTACCGGAGAAGTTTTCCATTCAAAAAAATGCGAATGCGGGCAACAGCTTGATGCAGCAATGAAATATATGCACGAAAACGGCGGGCTCATCATTTATCTTCGTCAGGAAGGCAGAAATATAGGAATCATTAATAAACTTAAAGCCTACTCTCTTCAGGAAAAAGGTTTTGATACCGTACAGGCAAATCTAGAACTAGGCTTACCTGCCGATGACCGTAATTTTGGTGTCGCCATCGAAATTCTGAATCAATTGAAAATAGAAAACATTAATCTTTTAACTAACAATCCTGAAAAGGTAAAATTTGTAAAAGAGAGCAACATCAACCTCAACTCAAGAGTTCCGTTGCAAATTCCATCAAATGAAAATAGCAAGGGATATTTACAAACAAAAAAGGATTTCTTCGGTCATTTTTTAGATGACGAAAAATAA
- a CDS encoding glycoside hydrolase family 3 protein — translation MKKLVFNFLLITVLFNINLSAQYQPKDISKQDLKKAKEWVNQTYNSLSQDEKLGQLFIVALYTNKDENHINQVRNIVTNDKIGGLILMQDDAAREINLVNEFQQKSKVPLMIGMDAEWGLYQRINTAHKFPWAMTLGAIQDKNLIYQMSAKIAEDCKRMGINWDFAPVVDVNTNPNNPIIGNRSFGSEVSNVTQSALSYANGLQDHNILAAIKHFPGHGDTNTDSHLDLPVVSHSLERLNKIELAPFKALMNKGIGGVMVAHLYVPSLESGKGIPASVSKKIITDLLKDKLGYKGLIITDALNMGAVANKYKPGELDALAFKAGNDIMLFSQGVAEGKKLIQKAIDKGEISQERVEESVKKILLTKYFLGLNQYTPKNPENVNYDLNNDSHTKLVQNLYSNALTLLKDEKKLLPLNSTSTYYYIPLEEAPYQTFENRLQLDSKIIIKKASEINTIPANSTVIVGFHKDNSTAYKPYKISPESKKILVDLTKNQNVILNVFGSAYALKDIDISKVSTVLVSYENNDDSMTATADAFRGKTKIVGKLPVLVNEQLKPGMGITLDPFKFSKLTEFTTSK, via the coding sequence ATGAAGAAATTAGTTTTTAATTTTCTCTTAATTACCGTTTTATTCAATATAAATCTTTCGGCACAATATCAGCCTAAAGATATTTCAAAGCAAGATTTAAAAAAAGCAAAAGAATGGGTAAACCAAACTTACAACAGTCTTTCACAGGATGAAAAACTAGGTCAGCTTTTTATCGTGGCGTTGTATACCAACAAAGATGAAAACCACATCAATCAGGTAAGAAACATCGTTACCAATGATAAAATAGGTGGACTGATTCTAATGCAGGATGATGCGGCAAGAGAAATTAATTTGGTGAATGAATTCCAACAAAAATCTAAAGTTCCATTAATGATTGGAATGGATGCAGAATGGGGATTATATCAAAGAATCAACACCGCTCATAAATTTCCTTGGGCAATGACTTTAGGCGCTATTCAGGATAAAAACCTTATTTATCAAATGTCTGCCAAAATTGCCGAAGATTGCAAAAGAATGGGCATTAATTGGGACTTCGCACCTGTGGTTGATGTCAATACCAATCCAAATAATCCGATTATCGGGAATAGAAGTTTTGGTTCAGAAGTTTCTAATGTCACTCAATCAGCATTATCTTATGCCAACGGATTGCAAGACCATAATATTCTTGCGGCAATTAAACATTTTCCGGGGCATGGCGACACCAATACAGACTCTCACCTAGACCTTCCCGTAGTTTCTCACAGTTTAGAAAGATTAAACAAAATAGAGCTCGCTCCTTTTAAAGCTTTAATGAATAAAGGAATTGGCGGTGTGATGGTGGCACATTTATATGTTCCAAGCCTGGAATCTGGAAAAGGAATCCCAGCCTCTGTTTCAAAAAAAATCATCACAGATTTATTAAAAGACAAATTGGGTTATAAAGGTTTAATTATTACCGATGCTCTGAACATGGGGGCTGTAGCTAATAAATACAAACCGGGTGAACTAGACGCGTTAGCTTTCAAAGCAGGAAATGACATTATGCTATTTTCACAAGGAGTTGCAGAAGGTAAAAAACTAATCCAGAAAGCGATTGACAAAGGGGAAATCTCTCAGGAAAGAGTGGAAGAAAGTGTGAAGAAGATTTTATTAACTAAATATTTTTTAGGCTTAAACCAATACACTCCAAAAAATCCTGAAAATGTAAATTACGACCTCAATAATGATTCGCATACAAAATTGGTTCAAAATCTTTATTCTAATGCTTTAACGTTATTGAAAGACGAGAAGAAATTGCTTCCGTTGAATTCTACTTCAACCTATTACTACATTCCGTTAGAAGAAGCTCCTTATCAGACTTTTGAAAACAGATTACAATTAGATTCAAAAATCATTATTAAAAAAGCTTCTGAAATCAATACAATTCCGGCAAACTCTACAGTAATTGTTGGTTTTCATAAAGATAACTCTACAGCTTACAAACCTTACAAAATTTCACCAGAATCAAAAAAGATTTTGGTAGATTTAACTAAAAATCAAAATGTAATTCTTAATGTTTTTGGCAGCGCTTATGCTTTGAAAGATATTGATATTTCTAAAGTTTCTACCGTTTTAGTTTCTTACGAAAACAACGATGATTCTATGACAGCAACGGCAGATGCATTTCGTGGAAAAACAAAAATTGTAGGAAAGCTTCCCGTTTTGGTTAATGAACAATTAAAACCAGGAATGGGGATAACTTTAGACCCTTTTAAATTTTCAAAATTAACAGAATTCACCACTTCAAAATAA
- the bshA gene encoding N-acetyl-alpha-D-glucosaminyl L-malate synthase BshA encodes MKIGILCYPTYGGSGIVATELGMSLANKGYEVHFISSALPARLDITNPNIFFHKVNVQTYPLFQYQPYDIALSSMIYRVVNLYKLDLLHAHYAIPYAYAAFTAKQMLKEDNNDVPLVTTLHGTDITLVGQHPSYKHAVEFSINKSDAITSVSESLKKDTLQFFNIKKEIQVITNFIDNSEFDDCNECQRTQFANEDEKILIHVSNLRPVKRIDEVLQIFKNVEKKVKSKLIIIGEGPDMEKVNQFLEENPELISKIRLLGKVNDLYRILQLSDVFLLPSEQESFGLAALEAMAAYTPVISSNAGGIPEVNIQGETGFLAEIGNVEAMSNYCIKLLSNDELLAQMKINAKEQAVKFDLKNILPIYEEMYKTTIANFKGELTKA; translated from the coding sequence ATGAAAATAGGCATACTTTGCTACCCAACATATGGCGGAAGCGGAATCGTAGCGACAGAACTCGGGATGTCTTTGGCAAACAAAGGCTATGAGGTACACTTCATCAGTTCTGCACTTCCGGCAAGATTAGATATTACCAATCCTAATATTTTTTTCCATAAGGTAAATGTTCAAACTTACCCTCTTTTTCAATATCAGCCTTATGATATTGCATTAAGCTCGATGATTTACCGTGTTGTGAATCTTTACAAACTAGATTTACTGCACGCTCATTACGCCATCCCTTACGCTTATGCAGCTTTTACAGCGAAGCAAATGTTGAAGGAAGACAATAACGACGTTCCTTTGGTTACTACGCTTCACGGCACAGATATTACCTTGGTAGGGCAACACCCGAGCTACAAACATGCGGTAGAATTTTCGATTAATAAATCGGATGCCATTACTTCGGTGTCTGAAAGTTTGAAAAAAGATACCCTGCAGTTTTTCAATATTAAAAAAGAAATTCAGGTGATTACCAATTTTATTGATAATTCTGAGTTTGACGACTGCAACGAATGTCAGCGTACACAATTTGCAAATGAGGACGAAAAAATATTGATTCACGTTTCCAATTTACGTCCGGTAAAAAGGATAGATGAAGTTTTACAAATCTTTAAGAATGTAGAAAAGAAAGTAAAATCTAAACTGATTATCATCGGTGAAGGTCCCGATATGGAAAAAGTAAATCAGTTTTTGGAAGAAAATCCAGAATTGATTTCAAAAATCAGATTGTTAGGAAAAGTAAATGATTTATACAGAATCTTACAGCTTTCAGACGTCTTTTTATTGCCTTCAGAACAAGAAAGTTTCGGTTTGGCGGCTTTAGAAGCAATGGCAGCATATACTCCTGTCATCAGCTCAAACGCTGGTGGAATTCCTGAAGTAAACATCCAAGGTGAAACAGGATTTTTAGCTGAAATCGGTAATGTAGAAGCGATGAGTAACTACTGTATCAAATTATTGAGCAACGATGAGCTTTTAGCACAAATGAAGATTAACGCTAAAGAACAGGCTGTAAAATTTGACTTAAAAAACATTCTTCCTATTTATGAAGAGATGTACAAAACAACGATTGCGAATTTTAAAGGCGAACTGACGAAAGCATAA
- a CDS encoding DUF2851 family protein, with the protein MNEKLLQYLWNFKVFTNFDFIDTEGNPVEILDFGRWNTDSGPDFLMSKIKTKNMILAGNIELHVKSSDWIFHQHSKDPAYKNIILHVVFQNDIDIKEFKDQNIPTLELKNYIDKNVFQKYENLLKENQFIPCEKIFSIKKIPVNFHEENLLKKLEEKSLEIEADLHRHKNNYEAVMFHHLAYSFGLTVNASLFKQIAESIDFNIINKIRQNKTQLEALFFGISGWLETPLDLQMSLWKREFDFLKAKYNLPEIIIRPKFLRLRPPNFPTIRLSQFADLYFKHQNLFSKIILPQNTNSLFEIFKEIQASDYWTDHFNFGKISSINHPKVVTKDFIELIILNTILPVKYTYHKHQNENIGDEILAFYSEIQSEKNSIIKEWKKLGLKTKTSLESQSLIYHFKNFCKTKNCLNCSIGFKILKES; encoded by the coding sequence ATGAACGAAAAATTACTTCAATACCTTTGGAATTTCAAAGTATTCACCAACTTCGATTTTATAGACACAGAGGGAAATCCTGTTGAAATTTTAGATTTCGGACGATGGAATACAGATTCCGGACCCGATTTCCTCATGAGCAAGATTAAAACCAAAAACATGATTCTTGCCGGAAACATAGAGCTCCATGTAAAATCTTCCGACTGGATTTTTCATCAACATTCAAAAGACCCAGCCTACAAAAATATTATTCTGCATGTTGTTTTTCAGAATGATATTGATATCAAAGAATTCAAAGACCAAAATATCCCTACTCTTGAATTGAAAAATTATATCGATAAGAATGTTTTTCAGAAATATGAAAATCTTTTGAAGGAAAACCAGTTTATTCCGTGTGAAAAGATTTTCAGCATCAAGAAAATCCCAGTGAACTTTCATGAAGAAAATTTGCTAAAAAAACTGGAAGAAAAATCTTTAGAAATAGAAGCCGATTTGCATCGACATAAAAATAATTATGAAGCCGTCATGTTTCATCACCTCGCCTACTCTTTTGGCTTAACCGTCAATGCGTCCTTATTTAAACAAATTGCTGAGAGTATTGATTTTAACATCATCAATAAAATACGGCAAAATAAAACACAGCTTGAAGCTTTATTTTTTGGAATTTCCGGCTGGCTTGAAACCCCACTAGACTTACAAATGAGTCTATGGAAAAGAGAATTTGATTTTCTTAAAGCCAAATATAACCTCCCTGAAATTATCATTCGTCCCAAGTTTCTTCGGTTGAGACCGCCCAACTTTCCGACCATTCGTTTATCGCAGTTTGCTGACCTCTATTTTAAACATCAGAATTTATTTTCAAAAATTATTTTACCACAAAACACAAATAGTTTGTTTGAAATTTTCAAAGAAATTCAGGCTTCAGACTATTGGACTGACCATTTTAATTTTGGTAAAATATCATCCATCAATCATCCAAAAGTGGTAACGAAAGATTTCATTGAGCTTATTATTTTAAATACAATACTTCCTGTAAAATATACCTATCACAAACATCAGAATGAAAATATTGGTGACGAAATCTTAGCTTTTTACAGTGAAATTCAGTCAGAAAAAAATTCAATTATTAAAGAATGGAAAAAATTAGGCTTAAAAACCAAAACCTCTTTAGAAAGTCAAAGCCTGATTTATCATTT